A window of the Vespa velutina chromosome 7, iVesVel2.1, whole genome shotgun sequence genome harbors these coding sequences:
- the LOC124950743 gene encoding uncharacterized protein DDB_G0287625-like isoform X2, with protein MTENESESFEEEPATLSTLNEGELRALLDEAITYKCPKDREGKSNLFKELLQEAEADETEEGRRVVTNSRCLPGSTRRRHKRDSVSERLTHGGSLQNLAQPIASEFDSSFAYLTSGSSHTYGSGKKKNKKYTGPSVSAREREGGSLPSNVNASHSLASLANLDLIFDNKKGFSEERTVYDWTNKEKSKSLDKSSSVSSKKEEKEKDKKDSKRDSVSGFYESESELREKKSSKGKYGTNEMLESDNPPPEYKSDYTVIDLSYVEVGAISERNVGSTISGVQQRPHSLDTEDEGIEMKIIEPRRQFIARATVDIAQTPVDTTIKFPICEHNGKQDKSKISVSAEVTGALPFQTYNSAKCVIGGSGNSTNNSQGKGISSLCSMMPASWQIQNNAIELPRCTTQYAIMKDSTISGEKKSLDENGNAVQSYNAERKKRGKKHTQEPNVIVYNAESVVGHRNEDDIDSLLNFIESKESKGKKNKTGNPVRVKSSSGTKPRTREKDSKREQLSAKLQKSNSLEEISKTKLEDLTTEKSISSSGTSSISSQHSTINVALRRAKQRSTGDAAVDCRGDRRSWGTEEGQSIYCNDTGDDYTSRRNSNKKINPEPETEPDFLIVTKKKKTKKQRRSSSGSRAQNLSTAGSYLQNTRGFSNEYRAPLSPELRRKSASSMPPSDKSDSSDLDSVHSLPVTSNTSKHNLSKTATSSGGTPQASYADIARMATMNMSHNSVLNMPVMVPSMLNTASWPRVPPKTPSEPDKLPQDYYPSLDELQHSDRKPKQHGFAHSNHMHNVGLTFEKPPSPTLSKIKNSSDQKKAEAQEEAINKNMQVFKYVQDIEKMQRSLTQQESKHMNLLNCNPHSNETPNVIQPKLNNTAGCNPFDSENNNPNYTNNNKDVVTNVKVNNPRTRRSYSQSNQNIQNQQEELHYRKTGYQDENVKKIHNADSPVVYCETKVNIIGSIDDNEAQKLNKGSNNPKSAHETQNTDVDSVKTHMKMDKMIKTVKEQSGKSGIVISYNTTKQDNQDDNENKKTKSLMSTATENEQSQKSIETQGSTKKNNTSSRPAVILLDETSDFMKGSDLPTELTFGFEINEQLLLSEDSVETPPANPTFPSLVQPLLNKPPPNFDRPPAIYDKHVRYDKFPPNFHMQSPNAHVAQQPVHSVMVPSLTYIGYPTRFPPPMFSPPPPPPPPGIIEKYNHQPKEDFSMLYVAPEEDVNIQNYNHDKIVSFVGLAWDAVMRETAETGRIQYYSGQ; from the exons ATGACGGAGAATGAAAGCGAGAGTTTTGAG GAAGAACCAGCAACTCTCTCTACTTTGAATGAAGGTGAATTGCGTGCCCTACTAGATGAAGCCATAACTTATAAATGTCCTAAAGATCGAGAAGGAAAATCCAACCTATTCaag GAACTTTTACAAGAAGCTGAAGCTGATGAGACCGAAGAAGGTCGTAGGGTAGTGACTAATTCACGCTGTCTCCCTGGATCCACTCGCAGAAGGCATAAACGAGATTCTGTATCAGAACGCCTCACACACGGAGGTTCTTTACAGAATTTGGCACAACCTATTGCATCAGAGTTTGATAGTAGTTTTGCTTATCTAACATCTGGTTCTAGCCACACTTACGGAAGtggcaagaaaaagaataagaaatacaCAGGTCCTAGTGTTTCcgctagagaaagagaaggtggaTCACTACCGTCTAATGTTAATGCATCCCACAGCCTTGCCTCTTTGGCTAACCTTGATCTCATATTTGACAACAAG AAGGGCTTTTCTGAAGAAAGAACAGTATATGATTGGACTAACAAGGAGAAGTCAAAATCTTTAGATAAATCATCGAGTGTTTCatcaaaaaaggaagagaaagaaaaagataaaaaagatagtaaaagGGATAGTGTTAGTGGATTTTATGAGTCTGAAAGTGAATTACGTGAGAAGAAAAGTAGTAAAGGAAAATACGGGACAAATGAAATGCTTGAGTCAGATAATCCACCACCAGAGTATAAGTCAGATTACACAGTTATTGATTTAAGTTATGTTGAG GTAGGTGCTATTAGCGAACGGAATGTTGGATCTACAATAAGTGGGGTACAGCAAAGACCTCACTCATTAGACACAGAAGATGAGggtattgaaatgaaaattattgaacCACGTAGACAATTTATAGCACGTGCTACTGTTGATATAGCTCAAACTCCTGTAGATACCACGATCAAATTTCCGATCTGTGAACATAACGGTAAACaggataaatcaaaaatatcaGTTAGTGCAGAGGTGACAGGTGCCCTTCCGTTTCAAACTTATAATAGTGCGAAATGTGTTATTGGTGGTTCAGGAAACAGTACTAACAATAGTCAAGGAAAAGGAATCTCAAGTTTATGTTCCATGATGCCAGCATCTTGGCAGATTCAAAATAATGCGATAG AACTTCCAAGATGTACAACGCAGTATGCCATAATGAAAGATTCGACTATTTccggggaaaaaaaatctcttgaTGAAAATGGTAATGCTGTACAAAGTTATAATGcagaacgaaagaaacgtGGAAAGAAACACACCCAGGAACCTAatgttattgtttataatgCCGAAAGCGTTGTAGGACATCGTAATGAAGATGATATTGATAGTTTACTTAACTTTATAGAAAGTAAAGAATCTaaaggcaaaaaaaataaaactggtAATCCTGTTAGAGTGAAATCTAGTTCTGGAACAAAACcaagaacaagagaaaaggatTCTAAAAGAGAACAATTATCGGCCAAGTTACAAAAATCCAATTCTTTggaagaaatatcaaaaacaAAACTCGAGGACCTCACTACAGAAAAAAGCATTAGTTCTAGCGGCACTAGCAGTATCTCCAGTCAACATA gTACAATAAATGTGGCATTACGTCGTGCAAAACAAAGAAGTACTGGTGATGCTGCGGTAGACTGTCGTGGTGATAGACGTTCTTGGGGAACGGAAGAGGGTCAGTCTATATATTGCAATGATACTGGAGACGATTATACTAGCCGTCGAAattcaaataagaaaattaatccaGAACCAGAAACAGAACCTGACTTTCTAATAGTtactaagaagaagaagactaaAAAACAACGTAGAAGTTCCAGTGGTAGTAGAGCACAAAACCTATCAACAGCTGGctcatatttacaaaatacaaGAGGATTTTCTAACGAATATAGGGCACCACTTTCGCCGGAGCTCAGAAGAAAATCTGCAAGCAGTATGCCGCCAAG TGATAAATCGGATAGTAGCGACTTGGACTCAGTCCATTCATTACCTGTCACATCGAATACCTCGAAacataatttatcaaaaacaGCAACCTCTTCCGGAGGAACACCACAAGCAAGTTACGCGGATATAGCTCGAATGGCCACAATGAATATGTCACATAATTCTGTTTTAAATATGCCAGTAATGGTTCCAAGCATGTTAAACACGGCATCTTGGCCAAGAGTTCCACCTAAAACTCCCTCGGAACCAGACAAATTACCTCAAGATTATTATCCCAGTTTGGATGAGTTACAACACTCTGATAGGAAGCCAAAACAGCATGGTTTTGCACACTCAAATCATATGCACAATGTTGGTCTTACTTTTGAAAAACCACCATCGCCAACTTTATCAAAGATTAAGAATTCATCAGATCAAAAGAAGGCAGAAGCTCAGGAGGAGgcaattaacaaaaatatgcaAGTTTTCAAGTATGTCcaggatatagaaaaaatgcAGCGAAGTTTAACGCAACAAGAATCAAAACATATGAACTTACTTAATTGCAATCCACATTCAAATGAGACACCAAATGTAATTCAAcctaaattaaataatacagcAGGTTGTAATCCATTTGACTCAGAAAACAACAATcctaattatactaataataataaggatgtTGTTACGaatgtaaaagtaaataatccTCGAACTAGGAGAAGTTACTCGCAAAGtaatcaaaatattcaaaatcaaCAAGAAGAATTACACTACAGGAAAACTGGATATCAAGATGAAAATgttaagaaaatacataacGCAGATAGTCCCGTTGTATATTGTGAAACCAAAGTTAACATAATAGGGTCGATAGATGATAATGAGGCACAAAAACTTAATAAAGGATCGAATAATCCAAAGTCGGCACATGAAACACAAAATACCGACGTAGACTCTGTTAAAACACATATGAAAAtggataaaatgataaaaactgTGAAAGAGCAATCTGGAAAATCTGGAATCGTGATATCTTACAATACAACTAAGCAAGATAATCaagatgataatgaaaataaaaagacaaaatcaTTAATGTCTACTGCAACGGAAAATGAACAATCACAAAAGTCTATAGAAACACAAGGATCtacaaagaagaataatactTCTTCTAGACCTGCAGTTATCTTGTTAGACGAGACATCCGATTTTATGAAAGGTAGTGATTTACCGACAGAGTTAACCTTTGGATTTGAGATCAATGAACAACTTTTACTTTCCGAGGACTCTGTGGAAACTCCACCTGCCAATCCTACATTTCCTTCCTTGGTCCAACCACTTCTTAATAAACCACCTCCGAATTTTGACAGGCCTCCTGCTATCTACGATAAACATGTGAGATACGATAAATTTCCTCCAAATTTTCATATGCAATCGCCTAACGCTCACGTGGCCCAACAACCTGTACATTCTGTTATGGTTCCATCTTTAACATATATTGGATATCCAACAAGGTTTCCACCACCAATGTTttcaccacctccaccacctccaccacctgGTATCATAGAGAAATACAATCATCAACCAAAGGAAGATTTTTCAATGCTATATGTAGCACCTGAAGAAGATGTGAATATACAGAATTATAATCATGACAAAATTGTCTCATTTGTTGGATTAG CGTGGGATGCTGTTATGAGAGAGACAGCAGAAACAGGCAGAATACAATATTACAGTGGACAGTGA
- the LOC124950743 gene encoding uncharacterized protein DDB_G0287625-like isoform X3: MIELYKRRHNEEEPATLSTLNEGELRALLDEAITYKCPKDREGKSNLFKELLQEAEADETEEGRRVVTNSRCLPGSTRRRHKRDSVSERLTHGGSLQNLAQPIASEFDSSFAYLTSGSSHTYGSGKKKNKKYTGPSVSAREREGGSLPSNVNASHSLASLANLDLIFDNKGFSEERTVYDWTNKEKSKSLDKSSSVSSKKEEKEKDKKDSKRDSVSGFYESESELREKKSSKGKYGTNEMLESDNPPPEYKSDYTVIDLSYVEVGAISERNVGSTISGVQQRPHSLDTEDEGIEMKIIEPRRQFIARATVDIAQTPVDTTIKFPICEHNGKQDKSKISVSAEVTGALPFQTYNSAKCVIGGSGNSTNNSQGKGISSLCSMMPASWQIQNNAIELPRCTTQYAIMKDSTISGEKKSLDENGNAVQSYNAERKKRGKKHTQEPNVIVYNAESVVGHRNEDDIDSLLNFIESKESKGKKNKTGNPVRVKSSSGTKPRTREKDSKREQLSAKLQKSNSLEEISKTKLEDLTTEKSISSSGTSSISSQHSTINVALRRAKQRSTGDAAVDCRGDRRSWGTEEGQSIYCNDTGDDYTSRRNSNKKINPEPETEPDFLIVTKKKKTKKQRRSSSGSRAQNLSTAGSYLQNTRGFSNEYRAPLSPELRRKSASSMPPSDKSDSSDLDSVHSLPVTSNTSKHNLSKTATSSGGTPQASYADIARMATMNMSHNSVLNMPVMVPSMLNTASWPRVPPKTPSEPDKLPQDYYPSLDELQHSDRKPKQHGFAHSNHMHNVGLTFEKPPSPTLSKIKNSSDQKKAEAQEEAINKNMQVFKYVQDIEKMQRSLTQQESKHMNLLNCNPHSNETPNVIQPKLNNTAGCNPFDSENNNPNYTNNNKDVVTNVKVNNPRTRRSYSQSNQNIQNQQEELHYRKTGYQDENVKKIHNADSPVVYCETKVNIIGSIDDNEAQKLNKGSNNPKSAHETQNTDVDSVKTHMKMDKMIKTVKEQSGKSGIVISYNTTKQDNQDDNENKKTKSLMSTATENEQSQKSIETQGSTKKNNTSSRPAVILLDETSDFMKGSDLPTELTFGFEINEQLLLSEDSVETPPANPTFPSLVQPLLNKPPPNFDRPPAIYDKHVRYDKFPPNFHMQSPNAHVAQQPVHSVMVPSLTYIGYPTRFPPPMFSPPPPPPPPGIIEKYNHQPKEDFSMLYVAPEEDVNIQNYNHDKIVSFVGLAWDAVMRETAETGRIQYYSGQ; this comes from the exons ATGATCGAGCTGTACAAACGAAGACATAACGAG GAAGAACCAGCAACTCTCTCTACTTTGAATGAAGGTGAATTGCGTGCCCTACTAGATGAAGCCATAACTTATAAATGTCCTAAAGATCGAGAAGGAAAATCCAACCTATTCaag GAACTTTTACAAGAAGCTGAAGCTGATGAGACCGAAGAAGGTCGTAGGGTAGTGACTAATTCACGCTGTCTCCCTGGATCCACTCGCAGAAGGCATAAACGAGATTCTGTATCAGAACGCCTCACACACGGAGGTTCTTTACAGAATTTGGCACAACCTATTGCATCAGAGTTTGATAGTAGTTTTGCTTATCTAACATCTGGTTCTAGCCACACTTACGGAAGtggcaagaaaaagaataagaaatacaCAGGTCCTAGTGTTTCcgctagagaaagagaaggtggaTCACTACCGTCTAATGTTAATGCATCCCACAGCCTTGCCTCTTTGGCTAACCTTGATCTCATATTTGACAACAAG GGCTTTTCTGAAGAAAGAACAGTATATGATTGGACTAACAAGGAGAAGTCAAAATCTTTAGATAAATCATCGAGTGTTTCatcaaaaaaggaagagaaagaaaaagataaaaaagatagtaaaagGGATAGTGTTAGTGGATTTTATGAGTCTGAAAGTGAATTACGTGAGAAGAAAAGTAGTAAAGGAAAATACGGGACAAATGAAATGCTTGAGTCAGATAATCCACCACCAGAGTATAAGTCAGATTACACAGTTATTGATTTAAGTTATGTTGAG GTAGGTGCTATTAGCGAACGGAATGTTGGATCTACAATAAGTGGGGTACAGCAAAGACCTCACTCATTAGACACAGAAGATGAGggtattgaaatgaaaattattgaacCACGTAGACAATTTATAGCACGTGCTACTGTTGATATAGCTCAAACTCCTGTAGATACCACGATCAAATTTCCGATCTGTGAACATAACGGTAAACaggataaatcaaaaatatcaGTTAGTGCAGAGGTGACAGGTGCCCTTCCGTTTCAAACTTATAATAGTGCGAAATGTGTTATTGGTGGTTCAGGAAACAGTACTAACAATAGTCAAGGAAAAGGAATCTCAAGTTTATGTTCCATGATGCCAGCATCTTGGCAGATTCAAAATAATGCGATAG AACTTCCAAGATGTACAACGCAGTATGCCATAATGAAAGATTCGACTATTTccggggaaaaaaaatctcttgaTGAAAATGGTAATGCTGTACAAAGTTATAATGcagaacgaaagaaacgtGGAAAGAAACACACCCAGGAACCTAatgttattgtttataatgCCGAAAGCGTTGTAGGACATCGTAATGAAGATGATATTGATAGTTTACTTAACTTTATAGAAAGTAAAGAATCTaaaggcaaaaaaaataaaactggtAATCCTGTTAGAGTGAAATCTAGTTCTGGAACAAAACcaagaacaagagaaaaggatTCTAAAAGAGAACAATTATCGGCCAAGTTACAAAAATCCAATTCTTTggaagaaatatcaaaaacaAAACTCGAGGACCTCACTACAGAAAAAAGCATTAGTTCTAGCGGCACTAGCAGTATCTCCAGTCAACATA gTACAATAAATGTGGCATTACGTCGTGCAAAACAAAGAAGTACTGGTGATGCTGCGGTAGACTGTCGTGGTGATAGACGTTCTTGGGGAACGGAAGAGGGTCAGTCTATATATTGCAATGATACTGGAGACGATTATACTAGCCGTCGAAattcaaataagaaaattaatccaGAACCAGAAACAGAACCTGACTTTCTAATAGTtactaagaagaagaagactaaAAAACAACGTAGAAGTTCCAGTGGTAGTAGAGCACAAAACCTATCAACAGCTGGctcatatttacaaaatacaaGAGGATTTTCTAACGAATATAGGGCACCACTTTCGCCGGAGCTCAGAAGAAAATCTGCAAGCAGTATGCCGCCAAG TGATAAATCGGATAGTAGCGACTTGGACTCAGTCCATTCATTACCTGTCACATCGAATACCTCGAAacataatttatcaaaaacaGCAACCTCTTCCGGAGGAACACCACAAGCAAGTTACGCGGATATAGCTCGAATGGCCACAATGAATATGTCACATAATTCTGTTTTAAATATGCCAGTAATGGTTCCAAGCATGTTAAACACGGCATCTTGGCCAAGAGTTCCACCTAAAACTCCCTCGGAACCAGACAAATTACCTCAAGATTATTATCCCAGTTTGGATGAGTTACAACACTCTGATAGGAAGCCAAAACAGCATGGTTTTGCACACTCAAATCATATGCACAATGTTGGTCTTACTTTTGAAAAACCACCATCGCCAACTTTATCAAAGATTAAGAATTCATCAGATCAAAAGAAGGCAGAAGCTCAGGAGGAGgcaattaacaaaaatatgcaAGTTTTCAAGTATGTCcaggatatagaaaaaatgcAGCGAAGTTTAACGCAACAAGAATCAAAACATATGAACTTACTTAATTGCAATCCACATTCAAATGAGACACCAAATGTAATTCAAcctaaattaaataatacagcAGGTTGTAATCCATTTGACTCAGAAAACAACAATcctaattatactaataataataaggatgtTGTTACGaatgtaaaagtaaataatccTCGAACTAGGAGAAGTTACTCGCAAAGtaatcaaaatattcaaaatcaaCAAGAAGAATTACACTACAGGAAAACTGGATATCAAGATGAAAATgttaagaaaatacataacGCAGATAGTCCCGTTGTATATTGTGAAACCAAAGTTAACATAATAGGGTCGATAGATGATAATGAGGCACAAAAACTTAATAAAGGATCGAATAATCCAAAGTCGGCACATGAAACACAAAATACCGACGTAGACTCTGTTAAAACACATATGAAAAtggataaaatgataaaaactgTGAAAGAGCAATCTGGAAAATCTGGAATCGTGATATCTTACAATACAACTAAGCAAGATAATCaagatgataatgaaaataaaaagacaaaatcaTTAATGTCTACTGCAACGGAAAATGAACAATCACAAAAGTCTATAGAAACACAAGGATCtacaaagaagaataatactTCTTCTAGACCTGCAGTTATCTTGTTAGACGAGACATCCGATTTTATGAAAGGTAGTGATTTACCGACAGAGTTAACCTTTGGATTTGAGATCAATGAACAACTTTTACTTTCCGAGGACTCTGTGGAAACTCCACCTGCCAATCCTACATTTCCTTCCTTGGTCCAACCACTTCTTAATAAACCACCTCCGAATTTTGACAGGCCTCCTGCTATCTACGATAAACATGTGAGATACGATAAATTTCCTCCAAATTTTCATATGCAATCGCCTAACGCTCACGTGGCCCAACAACCTGTACATTCTGTTATGGTTCCATCTTTAACATATATTGGATATCCAACAAGGTTTCCACCACCAATGTTttcaccacctccaccacctccaccacctgGTATCATAGAGAAATACAATCATCAACCAAAGGAAGATTTTTCAATGCTATATGTAGCACCTGAAGAAGATGTGAATATACAGAATTATAATCATGACAAAATTGTCTCATTTGTTGGATTAG CGTGGGATGCTGTTATGAGAGAGACAGCAGAAACAGGCAGAATACAATATTACAGTGGACAGTGA